The following are from one region of the Natrinema sp. HArc-T2 genome:
- a CDS encoding Rrf2 family transcriptional regulator codes for MSSIELTPSQKKILRALTNLHKESEDAIKGEDIAEQVDRNPGTIRNQMQSLKALQLVEGVPGPKGGYKPTAAAYEALEIQQMDEPASVPLQHEGEPVSDTIIEEIDLSSVHHPELCRAEIHVQGRLSDIHEGDSVTVGPTPLSKLVIDGTVDGKDDTNNILILRIDDMVAPAEEPAH; via the coding sequence ATGTCATCCATCGAACTCACCCCCAGTCAGAAGAAAATACTCCGCGCCCTGACGAACCTCCACAAAGAGTCCGAAGACGCCATCAAAGGCGAAGATATCGCCGAGCAGGTCGACCGCAATCCCGGGACGATCCGTAACCAGATGCAGAGTCTCAAAGCCCTCCAACTAGTAGAGGGTGTACCGGGACCGAAAGGCGGCTACAAACCAACCGCCGCCGCCTACGAAGCACTCGAGATCCAGCAGATGGACGAGCCCGCATCGGTTCCGCTGCAACACGAGGGCGAACCCGTCAGCGACACCATCATCGAGGAGATCGATCTCTCGAGCGTGCACCATCCGGAACTCTGCCGCGCAGAGATCCACGTGCAGGGACGACTCAGCGACATTCACGAGGGCGATTCCGTCACCGTCGGTCCGACGCCGCTCTCGAAACTCGTCATCGACGGCACCGTCGACGGCAAAGACGACACGAACAACATCCTCATTCTCCGGATCGACGACATGGTCGCACCCGCCGAAGAGCCGGCCCACTGA
- the gyrA gene encoding DNA gyrase subunit A, whose amino-acid sequence MSSDVPDPTDVEARAVENVRIEDEMEQSYIDYAMSVIAGRALPDVRDGLKPVHRRILYAMHEMGVSSGSSHRKSSSIVGETMGDYHPHGDSAIYDTLVRMAQDFSMRYPLVDGQGNFGSMDGDPAAAPRYTEARMASVAEELLEDIDKDTVDFSSNYDDRLQEPDVLPAAFPNLLVNGSSGIAVGMSTNIPPHNLSEVIDATIELIDDPDATVEDLMDHVKGPDFPTGANIVGRDAIYSAYKTGRGRIRVRAEFEVEEWKNGRERIVVTELPYQANKARLVERIADDVNEGEIEGITDLRDESDRDGVRIVIELNRSANVEVVKNKLLENHLERTFGVINLALVDGQPQVLSLKETLEEYIAHRREVVRRRSEYDLEEAEDRAHILEGRLTAVENAEDVVELIRDSEDRSAAKAALQDAYDFSADQADHIVRMQLGSLTSMEAAEIESEYEEVQAEIERLTTILESESELLGVIKDELREIKAEYGDERRTSIIEDQGTVTHEDLIPEEEVFVVMTEDDYVKRMPIDQFDPQGRGGKGIIGADVKEDDRVATVFRANTHDYLLCFTNQGEVYRLKTYEIPEMGRTARGKSAVNILDLDPGEDITAIVDTDAFDDDEFVTMATRNGYVKRTAGAEFDNILSTGIIAADLEQGDELVDVEVTDGSQDLVIATEGGMTIRFDEDEVRAMGRNARGVNGIKLQDDDAVAGLVAADEDDGQSLLTVTEHGYGKRTPLSEYRTQSRYGKGLIDIKTGERNGPVTAVKAVDADDGLVLMSERGQIVRTRVDEISTVGRNTMGVIVMDVDDGDAVASVDVIPAATADGDADADALE is encoded by the coding sequence ATGAGTTCAGACGTACCCGATCCGACGGACGTAGAGGCCAGAGCGGTCGAAAACGTCCGTATCGAAGACGAGATGGAGCAGAGTTACATCGACTACGCGATGAGTGTCATCGCAGGCCGGGCCCTCCCCGACGTCCGCGACGGGCTCAAACCCGTCCACCGGCGCATCCTGTATGCGATGCACGAGATGGGCGTCTCGAGTGGCTCGAGCCACCGCAAGTCCTCCTCGATCGTCGGGGAGACGATGGGTGATTACCACCCTCACGGCGACAGCGCGATCTACGACACCCTGGTCCGGATGGCCCAGGACTTCTCGATGCGCTATCCGCTGGTCGACGGCCAGGGGAACTTCGGCTCGATGGACGGCGACCCGGCTGCCGCGCCCCGATACACCGAGGCTCGGATGGCCTCCGTCGCCGAGGAGCTACTCGAGGACATCGATAAGGACACGGTCGATTTCTCCTCGAACTACGACGACCGCTTGCAGGAACCCGACGTGCTCCCGGCAGCGTTCCCGAACCTGCTGGTCAACGGCTCGTCGGGGATCGCCGTCGGGATGTCGACGAACATCCCGCCGCATAACCTAAGCGAAGTCATCGACGCGACCATCGAACTGATCGACGACCCCGATGCGACCGTCGAGGACCTGATGGACCACGTCAAGGGACCGGACTTCCCGACGGGCGCGAACATCGTCGGTCGAGACGCCATCTATTCGGCGTACAAGACCGGTCGCGGCCGCATCCGCGTCCGCGCCGAGTTCGAGGTCGAAGAGTGGAAAAACGGTCGCGAGCGCATCGTCGTCACCGAACTCCCCTATCAGGCCAACAAGGCCCGCCTCGTCGAGCGCATCGCTGACGACGTCAACGAGGGCGAAATCGAGGGTATCACCGATCTGCGCGACGAGTCCGACCGTGACGGCGTCCGTATCGTCATCGAACTCAACCGCAGCGCAAACGTCGAGGTCGTCAAGAACAAACTGCTCGAGAATCACCTCGAGCGAACGTTCGGCGTCATCAACCTCGCGCTGGTCGACGGCCAGCCGCAGGTCCTCTCGCTCAAAGAGACCTTAGAGGAGTACATCGCCCACCGCCGCGAGGTCGTCCGCCGACGCAGCGAGTACGACCTCGAAGAGGCTGAAGATCGTGCACACATCCTCGAGGGCCGGCTGACGGCCGTCGAGAACGCCGAGGACGTCGTCGAGCTGATCCGCGACAGCGAGGACCGCTCGGCTGCGAAAGCGGCACTTCAGGACGCCTACGACTTCTCTGCGGACCAAGCTGATCACATCGTCCGGATGCAACTCGGCAGTCTCACCTCGATGGAGGCCGCCGAGATCGAATCCGAGTACGAGGAGGTCCAGGCCGAAATCGAGCGCCTGACGACGATCTTAGAGAGCGAGTCGGAACTCCTCGGTGTCATCAAAGACGAACTCCGCGAGATCAAAGCTGAGTACGGCGACGAGCGACGGACCTCGATTATCGAGGATCAGGGCACAGTCACCCACGAGGACCTCATTCCCGAAGAGGAGGTGTTCGTGGTCATGACCGAAGACGACTACGTCAAGCGGATGCCGATCGACCAGTTCGACCCCCAGGGTCGGGGCGGGAAAGGCATCATCGGCGCGGACGTCAAGGAAGACGACCGCGTCGCGACGGTCTTCCGGGCCAACACCCACGACTACCTGCTGTGCTTTACGAATCAGGGCGAAGTCTACCGGCTCAAGACGTACGAAATCCCCGAGATGGGCCGGACTGCCCGCGGCAAATCCGCGGTCAATATCCTCGATCTCGACCCCGGTGAGGACATCACGGCCATCGTCGACACAGACGCCTTCGACGACGACGAGTTCGTGACGATGGCCACCCGCAACGGCTACGTCAAACGCACCGCCGGCGCGGAGTTCGACAACATCCTCTCGACGGGGATCATCGCCGCCGATCTCGAGCAGGGTGACGAACTCGTCGACGTCGAAGTCACCGACGGCTCGCAAGACCTCGTCATCGCGACCGAGGGTGGCATGACGATCCGGTTCGACGAGGACGAAGTCCGTGCGATGGGCCGCAACGCCCGCGGTGTCAATGGCATCAAACTGCAAGACGACGACGCCGTGGCGGGACTGGTCGCAGCCGACGAAGACGACGGACAGTCGCTGTTGACGGTCACGGAACACGGCTACGGCAAGCGGACACCCCTCTCGGAGTATCGCACCCAGTCGCGATACGGGAAGGGACTGATCGACATCAAGACCGGCGAGCGCAACGGTCCCGTGACGGCAGTCAAGGCAGTCGACGCGGACGACGGGCTCGTGCTGATGAGCGAGCGCGGCCAGATCGTCCGCACGCGTGTCGACGAAATCTCGACTGTCGGACGCAACACGATGGGCGTGATCGTCATGGACGTCGACGACGGCGACGCGGTCGCGAGCGTCGACGTAATTCCGGCGGCGACCGCCGATGGGGACGCAGACGCAGACGCGCTCGAGTAA